TGTTTGATTATGGCTTTCTTTAAACCACAAAAATCACCTTATTGAAGTAAGTTTATCACCTTGAATTGGTAATTGTTTGACTCATGGatgttatatgaatatttttcatgacCTAATCCCTGTGTGATAAATTGCAGGTCAGCAGTAACAGTTAAAcatatttgaatgtatatataagttttagcAAACAGCAGCTCTTCCTTGGGCAAGTCGGCAGacttgtggccttgcactcgttaggcccgagttcgactctccggccagctaatgaagagttagaggaatttatttctggtgatagaaattcatttctcgctataatgtggttcggattccacaataagctgtaggtcccgttgctaagtaaccaattggttcttggccacgttaaataagtctaatccttcgggccagacctgggagagctgttaatcagctcagtggtctggtaaaactaaggtatacttactttttttagcAAACAGCAGAAGTCAAATTTTTGGAAAAAGTCActtcaaagaaatttcttaaaatcttAATCAGAATTATGAGGCTATCAAAGAAATCtaaatttaattgtaatgtaaaaACCCCTTGTGCCAGCACTGCAAAAATTGAGTATTGCAGTCTTGTAATTTACTTTAAGAGATGTAAGAAAAGGTTTGAGATGTGTTCTGCTTCAAACCTGCTTCTGtgactgtaattttttaaaatattgaaacttTCATTTAGGAATATTTTTAGATGAATCCTCATGAATCATAAAATGTCTTTCACAGAAGAAATTAATACCCTGACTAGGAAGGCATATGCCTGCTAAACAGTAAGAAGTCACATGTAGACTTGAGTAGAAGATGTCACATTTTGTGTATTGTTCAGTCATCAGTAACTAATTTTTGTTGGTTGGGATTAcctttaaagttatatttttatccattttacacCAAAAAATTAAGCCAATAATTATCTTGCAGTCAACTGTTGGTCTTCTGGCTGGTCTCGTAGCAACAGGTTCAGCAATGAGCTCTATTCCCTATTCTCCTGGAATAGGGGCCAAACAAATGTTGTGGCTGTTGAACTGTGGAATGATTGGACTTGTTGTAGCCCCAATTGGTGCACTAGGAGGAGCTATTGCCATTAGAGCTGCTTGGTACACTGCTGGTAAGTGTTATGTTTTTGTCATCTATTTGTCCTCTTTATAGTATAACACTGCTATATTCTTTTGACTGataaacttataattttttatgacattatttCCCATGAGTATAAAGTCTTTGCTCTAAACTACTCCAGATTTTAAGAATAGGTGTTTTCTCTGTGTGTGTCAAGGAAATAGCTGGTATGGTATTGGTGGTATAGAGACAGTagcagaaatgaaaatacagtaattgttgGGAGAgtcagaggaagaaaggaaaattttttagttCCCACTTGATTTTAGTATTAAAAACAATCTTAAGTGTTGGATACATTGTCATGGTAATGAACATGTGTTGGTTGTCAATTAATCCATCTTGGTAATAATATATTGAGGCCTTTTTACCACCTACATCAAGGTGTCTTTAATATGTAGAGTGGAACCACTCTTTTTGGAGTATCTTTACATGTAATCTTTTTGTAGTAGTTCTGAACTTGTGAGAACCAAGACTAATGACAAGTGCAAGTGGCGTGTTGCATGGCCACACTGAAGCTGCCAAAGACACACGACACATTAGACTAGGTATTCATGATCAAATTAACCTGTCAGTTCTCTGTGACTGTTCGACAGATGAGTGTCCACATGAAAAGAGTAGAACTGTTAGTCGGACCATCGACTTAGGTCATTGTCTTCAGTTCTCACTTTGCCTTCGTCTTGGTGACTTTGTATGGCACTGATGGAAACTCCACTGGCTGATGAGGCGGTGGAACTATTTAGACTTGCTGCTGTGACTGGCAGTTCACTTAGTaataggaaagaaacaaaaaggtgTAAAAGAGTTTGGTCTAAATCTTGCTTATTAAGGAGAGATGCctgttctcatacaatattattgaaTGAGCAAGTTAGAACTTTGGGGTTTGTTCAGTTATTTAAGAAATGGACCATGAAGCCTACTTTCACCAATagcacctttcataaaaaggcaggacacttGACTAGGCTTATACAAATTTtatctgtatcacatggaaacttttttttgtattttttattttatatgatttggACTCGGAACAGCCTAAAAATAGCGCTGCAGGGTCTACAAATGAattgaattaggcctatacataatgttattcatattctggtcagAGCAGTTGAGATCCTTCCCAGGCGAAATCcagtggcaaactgtcacaaaattgTTGCTTACTTGTCCACACTTGCAGTCATGTGTCAGTTGGTTGGAAGAACTTGGGTAATTCCATTAGTTCATCccttctggtgagtggactgccTCTGCCCATAAACTGTCATCTACATGGAAGCTTTAATGCCAAATTCAATTAACTTACAgaagaactgacaggtaaacctgatcatgAATACCCTGCCTTAGTTGAAGCTGATCATCAGTGCAGACATATCATcaaatttaagaaaactgtaaTCTGTATGAGTCTCCAATGTGTGATGACAGATTTTTGCTTGTGAACTTATAGAAGGATCTTTTGATTTATTGCTTGGCAAAATTGAAATGGGGCTGAATAAACTGTTACAAACTTCAGAGGACCCatttctcctgaagggagatgcTCGGAACTCCATGGTTTTTGAAACGTGCTGTCGTGTGCAACATGCAGTGAGGTTTAGTGAGGCGTCAAATTACCCCGCTCCCCCAGTGTGGCCACCCACATATGAATTGTTAAGTTTCATTCAAGTTGTCCTGGTTGCCTCTTGCAATGTGGCAATACCTTTAGAGAGAGGAAGGTTTACAAGGTGAAGTGCTATAATTGGTAGCATAAAGTACTGAACAGGTTATCATGTATTAAATGATACACCAgaacttttctcctctctctctctctattatgcaAATTGAAACTTTATTGTAAAACTGAGACTAATTAAAGAATGTTTTCACCAAGGTCTTCTCATCTTGCAGGTGTCATTGGTGGCCTAAGTACCGTAGCTGTATGTGCCCCAAGTGATAAGTTCTTGAACTGGGCTGGGCCACTGGGCATTGGTCTTGGTGGCGTACTAGTTGCCTCATTAGGCTCTGCCTTCTTACCCCCAACATCAGCCTTGGGTCTGTCCTTGTACTCTATTTCTCTCTATGGAGGGCTGCTACTTTTCTCAGCCTTCTTATTGTATGACACTCAAAAGGTAAGTTTGTCAGATGAATTTTGCACTATTTTGTAATTATCTCTTGactaatattcattgtttttttttttatttgtttaattcagaaagtttttaaaattcataaaagtgGTACTAGGTATTTTACAGATATAATAATGCTGTAAGTTAATGCTGTACATGATTATATGTACTTTTGACTGAGGTAATTGACATTAGGTCTGACAAGAGAACAGTGTTTCAGTGACTGAAAATAGTTGAAGAAGAATAGAAAAGCATGCTATGTTATGTGGCGCATAATTTAATATAGTTCAATTTTTTTGCAGGTTGTGCGCAAAGCTGAGACCCATCCCAACATGTGGGGTGTGGCTCCATATGATCCTATAAATGCATCCCATCATATTGTCATGGATGCTGTCAACATTTTTATCCGAATTGCACAGATTCTTGCAATGGGAGGTGGTGGAAGGCGAAAGTAAATCCTATTACAGTACACTGATTTGTCAAGTACATCAtttatacaagtgtatatatagaCAACACATTACATAATGAATTTGCTTCTGGATTACATTCTCAATGGCATTCACTGCTTCTCATCAATGTAACCTGTTAGTGACAGTGTGCATTCTATTTTTAGCTGCAGTAAATACAAAGCtgatcatagacttcatggtcaGTCAGCTGACTTGCCAGTCCATTTCATAAAGTGATTTAAGAATCTTgaccttttattaaaatgtttcctGTTATCTATTAGATTGAAAAAGGATGTTTTGCTATTTGGTAATCcacatttgaaaaaatatcaagggaaaaattttcttttgatattttaagtaGCATCAAGTAATCTTTACAGGTTTTAAGATGTGTTGTGGAAGTTTCTATCTGTATTGTGATATTAGTATTTTAAGTGATTGCAAGGATTATCTTCAAAACACCATCATTGTGAACTTGATTTTAGGAGGAAAGAGATGGTGATGGAAAAATAATCTTCCCAAACATAGGTACAGAAATTTTCTAGATGTTATTGCAGTGGAGTCCACACttatgatttgttaatttattgggAATTCTATTCACAAGTGCATCATCTGatgtttattgaaatatatttttcttaggcATTGTAAGTTAACATATATGTAACACTACTCTTATGTGTTATTATTGTGGAGAGAATATCAACAGCAAGATTGAAACATTATTTGTTGTAAAGTTCTTTAGTtcctagaaaaaatattttcattagaaaaagGATAATGTGATcaggtagaattttttttttttgtaattaaaatggcAATAACAATGCATAAgtggttcttttatttttaatgcctaTAAACTTTTTCAACCACTTTGTTAACAAAGGGTCTTGATAGTTTACTGGAAGCACTTGCATCATTTAAGTTGTTGAAAGGCAATCCAATTTCATGTGTTTCCCATATACAGTAATCTTTATTATCCTTTGGCATAGACTAAGCAATTGGTTGTTCATTTAAATCAGTTTTGTGGAacaattttatttgcaaattagaAATTCCTCTGAAAGGGAAATGAGTGTATTGTATAGAACTTATGTACAGCATTCTAATCCAGCTTGTAATAAGAGATGCAAGGCTTGTAAATATGAAATGTCTAAACTTACTATGTATGAATTTTACCACCTCACTGGTTAAGATAGAATTTGTtcccacacaaatacaaacctttggtctttgcAAAGAGATGTAGCATGCAAACATGagctaaatccctatgtaaagaccttcaggttcatatgttgggaaaaatacaagttactttaaaaatttatctatatttcaCTATACCCTATTTCCCATGTTGCATGTGATTGGCTTGTTCAGTGcattatagtgctgtatatttttCACTTAGTAAAGGATTTTGTGATTTAATAGTTTAATTGTCATGCTATTACTTCATAAATTCAGTGATGCACCTTACCTTGCATACTGTAAACCAAGTGTAAAGGCTGTAGCAGCATTCCATAGTCTTCAGTTTTTTTCCATGATTTACCATGTGTTTGGGGTTATTGCCTGCAATGTGACTTGCATACTTCTCTGTAAGTATTGCACTTTAAAATGCTTTTCCAAGTTCTTTTTCCATTTGACTTCAGTTGCATTGTTgccaccttttatttttctttcattccattgATTTCTGTATCTTCCCCGTTGGtctatttcttccttttacaccagaggagacttgggccccaGTGCCTCGACCATACAAATGTTCCTCCATCAAATCGAGGACAAGAATTGAAATCTGAGTGCAGGCATCTTTTGTGTGATGTAAAAAATGTTGATGTCAATCTCTGCCTTGATTCCCAAGTCCAGTCTCAATGGACTGATGGTCTTTTGAACATTGTGGGTGGTCTGTATGTTTAGTAAATAACCTGTGTGACAGCCTTCATTTGAAGTACTATAATTATATTCCTAATAAATGAATAGTGTCTGATAGGTGTCTTGCTCATTCACACATATGCTGACCAAAGCTGTAAATTAGAAAGATGGATTAGGTCGAATGTGATTGGTCCCTTAAAGACATCACGGCACCATGATGCATCAATACTTGTCCTGCTTCCCTTATCCATGGCAGAGCTAGGGTGCACCTTTGTGACTGCAAGCTTTAATTCACAAAAATAGTTTTCTGTTTAGCAATGgactgtatattatacacacttttgttgattaaaacttgaaaaatctcGGAGACAaggacaatgaaaaattaaaagtaagccTGACAACAAGACTGGTAAGCTAGCAAGAAGTCATATGTAATATGCTCAGTCAGTTCATAAAGttcaatctttattttattttttacattatacagtacgGCTGTTATTACCGCTTAATATACAGTAGTGGGAAAAGActgatagatttattttatccAGCTGCTTGACAGTTTTAAAGAGGATCGGTAACCTATGAATGTGGTGGAGCTCATGGCCTAGAATTACTTTATTCAAATGCTGTTGCATGAAATTTTGCATTccaaaattaaatcttcaatGATATTAACCCCACTGATACAGATAACGTTCATCAAGTCAAATTCTGCGAAATGGGCACTTGTTAAACTCTTAAACACTTATGGAAATCCATGAACTGCAGCTTGTTACTGAAAAGGCAGGCCTATGTTAGACTAATTTATGAGCTACTTTAGATCTTTTCAGCAATGTAAATTATAAACAACTGGATTTGTCGATGCTGTTTGATTCATATAGGTTCAACAATAAAACGAAAGGATAAGTTCTGCCATACAGTTAACTGGGGCAATATTGACAACTATCAACTATTCATAATAAGACTATAATCCTCTGCCTTTCTGCCTTGACCATTTTTGAAAACATTACTTCTGTTTACGTTTGGAGAAATTGCTGTTGCTCATTAAGTCCACTGGAAGGTCCCATTCATTGTCAGTTACAGATTAcagcttttttgtttatttcctgaaTATATGTCggtttaaataaatgataaaaggaacagaGGATCAGATAACTTGGTCTTattatatgttgatgattttaCAAAGCCGCTGTATTTTACCTTTGAAATATATGCGAAAACTAACAATATTTTACTGATTACCTGAAATATAAAGGGGTTTTATGAACAGTGCTTTATTGATAAGGTCAGTGCAGAGGGGTATGGTCACAGGAAAAGCAAGACTGCAACGTGAATGAGCAGAACAGTCTGTGCAAGATGGATGTCAGCACTTCGAAACAGTCACTGGTGAGGGAAAGAGAAGGACCTGTGCTATAACTGGATGACTAACAGAGGGGAAAAGTGCTCAGACAGCTGCAGTGTCTATCTTTATCatcatcttgatttatttttggaACCTCTCCTATCAGCTTTGTCGGTTCATCAGGCAGGTACCTCATCTTGCTGAGTTACATTTGATGAATCTCGAATAATTAGCTTTTCTACATCAAAAGATGATAACGAAACTAACGACAGTGGATGggtaaaataacaagaatattaaACATATGTTGACGAAGGTCGGATGATGAAAAAAGTAGTTTACTGTTAAGATGGTTGGCTTGAAAATGAATCGAGGACCCAGCAGTAAAGGTTGTTTTTGAGGATATTGATCAGACGGTTGTCAAGGTCAGACAATTAAGCATTCCTTGGATTCAAAGATTTTAGATTGGTTTTCCTCACACTAAGCAAAAAAGtcagaaaagtaattttgttataaaacagtAAGGACAATTTATAGGCTATTGCCTACCAGGATCATTTTCTGCTTGTTTAATATCAACGAAAAGTCTCACAGTTTTCATGAGAAACTCATGTTGTGGATACTTGTATTTTGGCCCCCTGGTTATTATAATGAAATACCCCATGACAAGTGGGAAACTGTTGTTTGACGCTTCCGCATTGTTCAGAGTCGCAAAATACGCGGATTCTTGATTGATGATCAGCCCTTAGCAGACTTAGAAATACTCGAGTTTCCTTGACTGTGAACCGCCTGTTCATTTAATACCATATTCCAAGGCCTTTATGTTTTCCTCCATCGAGAAATGAGATCAATATGATAGCAGAATTTTGTTCAGGGTTCTTGAAGGTGAGGATTTGAAAAATGGCTTTTTAAATAAAGCGAGGTggaatttctattttttaattgtCTTCAAAAGGGTGATCTGTTACTGCTCACAGAGTAAACTTTTTCAGCACAATGGAGACATAGGCTATTGAAGATTATTTTAATGTCCCTCCATAGGTAATTAGCCGAGTTGGTTTCAGTCTATTACTTCTCGTAAGTTCGCTGTACTCACTCTCCCGGATGTTCATCGTCTTTACCGTGCTCCAATTTCCACCTTTCATTCAAAAGCAAATCCCTTGAGTgcttaataatattgataataatctaTCCAACTTGCAGTATGGTTGAGGTTACTGTACGAATAAACAAAAAGCAGATTATATCTGAGTGTAAAAGCGATTACATGAGACAGAAAAATGTAAACTGCCCTGTCTTCTTTATGAAATAGTTATAGAATATTTATAAGGGTGCGTTCTCATTGTACACATTTACCATCAGAACctctatttacttttcattctccatAACTGTACTCAACCAATTTGCATCTTTTGATCATGCAATTGGTTGTTAATTATCACAGTACTTTTAACGGGTGATAAAATCTGTTTATACACAAAAATGCAAAGCGACTGTAATCTACCTATATCTGCTAACTGAAGGCCCGTCCCCGCTATGAGTTACCATACACGTGCGTGCTCACGCGCATGGTGACGAGAAATGCCCCAGATCAACGTTTTTCGTTGAAACGATTTAACGAGCTCATTTTTATAGTTCAAAGGCATTTGGTGACGTGCGAGTCTCGCGCCGCGCTCTGTGGTAAGTTGGAACCATTGGGTCTGGATCCTGGCGCTAACTGGCGGGAAGGACTGGTACTACTCAGTCTCGACTCGACCGctgtaatgtaaagactgtcgaTTAGTCATTCCTACATCTTTTCTTTTGCAACGGCGGAAGAGATAGTATGGAGTAAGCAAGCCACCATTTCATAGGCAGAATTGTTGGAGAGCCATCCTTGTTTATGGCGAGTTAAAACCCAAGGTATAAGAATAAGCAGCTGAGCAGAAACAATTAGGAACTGCACACTGAAGTCAGTTCAGGAAGTAAATAAGAACATCAGGTAAGTTGGGGACGGGCCAAACTTTGATGTGTAGCCTATACATCAAAACGcttgtatattgatatattgaaattTGTTTGTGACGGAGACATTATTCAAATGTCAACCTCCAATTTGCATAATACAGTGCCTTAgcaagtaatatttatatatgaatgtcattagaaataaaatactaTTGCGAAATTAGTGTTTAGTCCTCTGATATTCAGAGTTGCAATGCGGCATTACCTTGAAGGGAAATTTAtccgtttttatatttatttttttattaacttgtttTTCGCGATCATTTTGATttcctttcagacttttttatttactttaaatattaacacCATATTTTGTGGAAAGCTTGCACTTCAAGCAAATGGCacctgtaggcttgttctatatgaatgtgaaataatttttttatcattattggataataataataaaaaaattaataattgcattttcttaaaaacaaataaccTGTGCCTCATTAATTTGCAGATGTTAAGAAGAGACTTAACATGATATAtaggcctaataaaaaaaaacatgctataTAGGCctaagaaaaaaagggaaattcatAATTTACGTCGTTTAGGATAAATTTTCATCTGTGTTTGATACCACACATTCGTTGCCTGCCAAGAAACCTTCCcttcttcattaaaatatcttttgcaataaagaataaaatgctgCTTTTGCTAGACTAGTGTAATCCTGTAAGTCACTTTTACTCCCCCAAAACTAGTTCTCTAAAAATTTGCACAAAACTTCTGTTTTCAAGTCTTTAAAGCCATTTTTgggcatcatattttttttcattttctttttacaatggTATATAGCCACTACAGTCCACAAAATGTTTCTCGTTACCTTCTTTCCATAGCGTGATCAATTGTCCTGTGCTACTGGTGAATAGTGAGCCGGGCAAGGTGCTTTTCCTTTTAAAGAGGCCTCCGTAGGGGTTAAGTGCCCTTAATACACCTCATggatgcactgtaagcattactttaggctctttgcagcctcccttcgatccctagctgcaacccctttcattccttttactgtacctccgttcatatcctccaACATCTTACTTTCTCCCATTTCCTAACAATTCGctgtgcaattgcgaggttttactcttgttacatctttcaaacctttttactgttgatttccgttacagcgctgaatgacctcataggtcccagcgcttggcctttgacctaaattccataTATTCTATTCCCATTAAAGAGGCGGTTGAAACCTCTTACCTGAGTTACTTAAGTATTAATGAGTTCGATTCATGTTAAGATAACATTACGAATCAAAGTCAAAGTCCTTTTTCTCCGCTTTTCTTccaacaaagaatttttttttttttttgcttgctgaTTGgccattattcatttgtttttgccttaagtatgattttattttatttttcagatattgaTATTCTCTTTTATAGAAACTTGCTTATCGGATTAATGgcattttgccttttatttttgtgaaaaatgtgcgtgcattttgaaaaaaattatattcctactttcattttagtttgtaattttaaGTTAACTTTCATTACAAGTATTTCTCACAAACTTTGAATTTtagctgttttttcttttattttattcaatcaGTAACAAGTTAGATGGAGAATGCTTCAGTCATCTTAGTTTCCTTAAAATGCTTACGTTATAAAAGACTAGACCCTGAACATCCAAGGAAAACCGAACCCTTTCCTTGGTTCTTGTTTATAATTTTGATAACATtctccacccccctcccctccaccctcaTTTTTACGCATGCTGGTAACACGAACAGGATAAAAATACACTTCggtataaataaagatttacttAAGTATATTTACACAAGTGATATCAAAATGGGCGACATAAAGTCACTTAAAAATGGACCGATGTTGTTGGTCCAGGGGTGAGATCAAGGGTGGGCAGTCCTCGATCTCACATGGGAAAGAAGAAGGGGATTAAATCCCCTCTCACTCAACCCGAGGCATCGAAGGAGAAAGATGGTAATTTGTCGATGCCTCCTCCCAACAGGTTACTGCCTGCAGAACCTGCGCGGGAATGGTCGAGCTTGAGGGGACACGGGCGGCGGGCGTACAGCAGATGCTCGGGGCTGGGGGCGTGGCCTTGGCTTCCAGATGAACAGAAGCAACGGCGATGAGGGAGAACGGACGGCGAGGGTCACGCAGATTGGTTATTTCTATGCCTGTCAATTTGCTACTGCTAATAGTTTCCTAGTATCCATATCCGTACATCATCGTGGACGAACACTTGGTGACGGTGTGGTATTCCGGAACTGTCGCGTAGACGGTCATCGTCACGTATTCGTTGACGTTCTGCGTGACGGTGTTATAGACGTACTCCTGCTTGTATTCTGTTTCGTACTGGGTGACGTAATAAGGATTCTTGACAGTCATGGTGATGTACTGCTGCTGAACCTTGGTCTGCGTCACATAGTATCCCTTGGTCTCGTAGCCAGTCTTGGTGACGACGTTCGTAATAGGATAACTCTGGGTCTCGGTTTTTGTGATGTAAATGGCATCGGTTTCGGTGAAATACTGCTTGGCAGTGTTGTATCCATATGCAGATTCCGTCATGTACTGGGGAACGGTCACCATCTTTGTATCATACAGAATCTTTGTCTCTGTGTAGATGTTTGGCTCGGCGTAGGCTGTCATTGTGGAGTACTGGATGATGGTCTTTGGTGCCACGATGGTTTCGGTGATGTAGGCATACTGGGTGGTGAGGACAGGCTGCGTCACTGTAGCATAGTGAGGCTCGGTCTTCTGCACGTCTTTCGTCATGGTCTTGGTGAGGTATTTTGGGTagcacacttcttccttgggtGGACCGTAGGAAGACGACAGTGGTGCTACTTGGATGTAACCTGGTGAAGGCGGAGCGGCATAATCCGGAGCGCCGGCGGCTGAACACGCCAAAGCCACAACCACGCCCAACACAGCTGTCCGAAGCATctgtggaagaagaggaagagttaGCATGAACGCTTAATAAACAATGTGCTCTAAATGTAAAGAGTAATTAACCACCATAAACTTATGTCAAAGAAGAGACAAATTTAATGCAAACGTTGTGAGGAAGCAGTGTGCCTTTAATGTAAACCAAGTAGTAACTGGTAATATTTAGTAATCACAAATATCTATGGAAGAAGAAACGCTTTAACAAAGCACAGTTTGATTAATGACTGATGGAccagatattttctttcttgtttttcatttattgcgaTTCACGGGAGCAGAACGTAATTCCTGAAACAACAGGATACaaagtaattaaacaaaattgaAACGAGCTGTCTAATGATTGATAAAATCTGTCAGAATTTACTTGCGTCTCGTTCgataaaaaaagtttctgattaaaaacaaggaaaataaatcgTAATGGTACTCATTTACTTATGAAGTACAGTACCGTCTTCATCCATAAAGTAataagtatatgagagagagagagagagagagagagagagagagatcgtaagtGAAACTCATTCCTCCAACGACTACATCCGGGGAGAAAGCTTAACCGCACACATAATGGACCAGCCGCTGCCAGCGATaggtttttctcttctcttttctatctCATCAGTAGAGACCCTTCTCTGTTAGCCTCTGTAGGCTCAGAACTCCTTATTGTGAAGATTAATTGGAGGATTTTCACCTTAAAACCACGCTTGCTACCCGTGTCGGTAATCGTTCAGTATAATGATTTTGCTGGTAATGCTAGGCCGATGGAAGCATTCTCGAAGGTATAATTTTGATCGTCGTACGCCTggtcagttatacatatataaattttacacacacacacacacacacacacacacacacacacacacacacacacacacacacatatatatatatatatatatatatatatatatatatatatatataagtaatttattcAGTGCTTTGGTATAAGTTAGGCATGATGAGAGTTCTAAATACATCACATTAATGTAGTGCTGTGTTTAGATAATcgaatccatacatacatacatacatacatatacaacacaTTCTGTGTGTAAGTTTAGAGTACGAGAACCAGAGACATTCAGTAATGTCAGTGACAGTGGGAACATTAGCCAATAACCGA
This genomic stretch from Macrobrachium rosenbergii isolate ZJJX-2024 chromosome 6, ASM4041242v1, whole genome shotgun sequence harbors:
- the LOC136839343 gene encoding growth hormone-inducible transmembrane protein-like codes for the protein MLAARLSVLGASCSRGFLQVSRANTQVLRGYREAGRGFTRRSKIREVEFQAAEATKAAKGKIGPMEVGQIAVAGGAVVGLGALCYYGLGLSNEPGAIDRVVVWPQHVRDRIRDTYMYFGASCAVAATSAVAVFRSPIGHRFFALCSRHPIMSTVGLLAGLVATGSAMSSIPYSPGIGAKQMLWLLNCGMIGLVVAPIGALGGAIAIRAAWYTAGVIGGLSTVAVCAPSDKFLNWAGPLGIGLGGVLVASLGSAFLPPTSALGLSLYSISLYGGLLLFSAFLLYDTQKVVRKAETHPNMWGVAPYDPINASHHIVMDAVNIFIRIAQILAMGGGGRRK
- the LOC136839345 gene encoding uncharacterized protein, producing MLRTAVLGVVVALACSAAGAPDYAAPPSPGYIQVAPLSSSYGPPKEEVCYPKYLTKTMTKDVQKTEPHYATVTQPVLTTQYAYITETIVAPKTIIQYSTMTAYAEPNIYTETKILYDTKMVTVPQYMTESAYGYNTAKQYFTETDAIYITKTETQSYPITNVVTKTGYETKGYYVTQTKVQQQYITMTVKNPYYVTQYETEYKQEYVYNTVTQNVNEYVTMTVYATVPEYHTVTKCSSTMMYGYGY